Proteins encoded in a region of the Pseudomonas putida genome:
- a CDS encoding reverse transcriptase family protein, translating into MALLNPRKVSTGSISSIENLCSALSVSLAEIYAALSLPDEEKYAVSQVFKSDGSVRLVHNPHFLLRKIQRRINKRIFSRLSIIEWPDHLYGSVPNQREQDTQRLINKDYVSCAAKHCGAKSLLKVDVKDFFDNIHKDLVLDIFSNFMKFDREVSELLAEICCFRSHVIQGALTSSYLASLCLHDIEGAVVHRLSRKGLVYTRLVDDITVSSKISNYDFSYALDIIRAMLTSKDLPLNVVKTRSIYVSSEPLTVHGLRVAFPQPRLPSGEIARIRAAVKNIENLASERGYRTTHAYRHDFNRCMGRVNKLVRVGHDRYDSLLARLKKIFPLPSKKDIERARAMLDRLARDCATKRSTYWYAKRYYKLQERLIILKRSFPAVTKEIRKSLKGLKPDYE; encoded by the coding sequence ATGGCGCTACTCAATCCTAGAAAAGTTTCAACGGGCTCGATTTCAAGTATTGAGAATCTTTGTAGCGCGCTTTCTGTATCGCTCGCCGAAATTTACGCGGCGCTGTCTCTTCCTGATGAGGAAAAATACGCTGTTTCCCAAGTGTTCAAGAGCGATGGCAGCGTTCGACTGGTCCACAATCCGCATTTCTTGCTCAGGAAAATTCAGCGAAGAATAAACAAGCGTATATTTTCCAGACTCAGCATTATTGAGTGGCCAGACCATCTTTATGGTTCCGTACCAAATCAACGAGAGCAAGATACTCAACGGCTGATTAACAAAGACTATGTGTCGTGTGCCGCCAAACACTGTGGCGCGAAGAGCTTATTGAAAGTCGATGTCAAGGATTTCTTTGATAACATACACAAAGACTTAGTGCTCGATATATTTAGCAATTTCATGAAATTTGACAGAGAAGTTTCTGAATTGCTTGCAGAGATTTGCTGTTTTAGGTCCCATGTAATCCAGGGAGCCCTGACCTCAAGCTATCTGGCCAGTTTGTGCCTCCATGATATTGAGGGCGCCGTGGTTCATAGATTGTCGCGAAAAGGTCTTGTATATACGCGCCTCGTAGATGACATAACGGTTTCGTCAAAGATATCAAACTACGACTTCAGTTATGCTCTGGACATTATTAGGGCGATGCTTACTAGTAAGGACCTCCCGCTTAACGTTGTTAAAACCCGATCTATTTATGTTTCCAGCGAGCCTTTGACTGTCCATGGTCTAAGGGTCGCATTTCCTCAGCCTCGCCTTCCATCTGGAGAGATCGCTAGGATCAGGGCAGCCGTAAAAAATATAGAAAATTTAGCATCAGAGCGTGGCTATAGAACAACTCACGCTTACCGACACGATTTCAATCGCTGTATGGGGCGAGTAAACAAATTAGTTAGGGTGGGTCATGATCGATACGACTCGCTGCTCGCTCGACTCAAGAAAATATTTCCTTTACCTTCTAAAAAAGATATCGAGCGTGCGCGTGCAATGCTGGACCGCCTGGCTCGTGACTGTGCTACTAAACGTAGCACCTATTGGTACGCAAAGCGATATTATAAGCTTCAAGAAAGATTGATTATCCTAAAACGTTCATTTCCAGCTGTCACGAAAGAAATCAGAAAGTCGCTAAAGGGTTTGAAGCCTGATTATGAATAA
- a CDS encoding SLATT domain-containing protein, whose protein sequence is MATYSRDPAVLDRVEELCRNCNLGKYRHFNASSRAKRLNDYLGLPVVAINIILGSVFFIALSQDLPSITKWAGGFLGLAAALIGGISTFFNFGKLFEGHRSIANKYINLAAKCEISIARYRDNLIDLEGLDKLLQDLQESYSEISEESKAFPTSERDFKVALDSETIRVKTMRDRQKGESRPPL, encoded by the coding sequence ATGGCTACGTATTCGCGAGATCCAGCTGTTTTAGACAGAGTCGAGGAGCTGTGCCGCAACTGTAATTTAGGGAAATACCGACACTTCAATGCATCTTCCAGAGCCAAGCGCCTTAACGACTATCTAGGCTTACCTGTAGTGGCTATCAACATAATACTTGGCTCTGTATTTTTCATAGCACTGAGCCAAGATCTGCCCTCGATAACCAAGTGGGCCGGAGGCTTCCTAGGCCTGGCCGCAGCGCTTATCGGCGGCATTTCCACGTTCTTCAATTTCGGGAAACTTTTCGAAGGGCATCGCAGCATTGCTAACAAGTACATCAATCTCGCTGCAAAATGCGAAATATCAATCGCCCGCTACCGAGACAATTTAATTGACCTGGAAGGATTAGACAAGCTACTGCAAGATCTCCAGGAATCTTACTCAGAGATAAGTGAGGAGTCTAAAGCGTTCCCCACCAGCGAGCGTGACTTTAAAGTCGCGCTTGACAGTGAAACCATTCGCGTAAAAACAATGAGAGATCGACAAAAAGGTGAGTCACGGCCCCCACTTTAG
- a CDS encoding sigma-70 family RNA polymerase sigma factor: protein MASVDTAQFTALYEQQHRWLRSWLYRQLSCSHRAADLMQDTFMRLLVSDQAFEVRQPRPFLAKVARSVLSNHYRRARLEKAYLDALQTEDESVLPDLATQLIVFETLVRLDEALCELDVAVKKAFLWSQLDGLSHGEIAERLGISIATVKRHIIKAGARCMLVTESLQ from the coding sequence ATGGCATCCGTCGATACCGCTCAGTTCACTGCTCTGTACGAACAGCAACACCGCTGGTTGCGTAGCTGGCTGTATCGGCAATTGAGCTGCTCACACCGCGCTGCTGATTTGATGCAGGACACCTTCATGCGTCTGTTGGTCAGTGACCAGGCATTTGAAGTCCGCCAGCCTCGGCCTTTCTTGGCCAAGGTGGCACGCAGTGTCCTGTCCAACCACTATCGCCGCGCACGCTTGGAAAAAGCCTACCTGGATGCGCTCCAGACGGAAGACGAAAGCGTGCTGCCGGATCTGGCGACCCAACTGATTGTTTTCGAGACGCTGGTTCGGCTCGACGAAGCGCTCTGCGAACTGGATGTCGCCGTCAAAAAGGCTTTTCTCTGGTCGCAACTGGACGGGCTCAGCCACGGAGAAATTGCCGAACGGCTGGGTATTTCGATCGCTACCGTCAAACGCCATATCATCAAAGCGGGTGCGCGATGCATGCTGGTGACGGAATCGCTGCAATGA
- a CDS encoding FecR domain-containing protein: protein MTISGNAVSREPSLSPKMCEEAMEWWLDMQEANFDSSAQAAFVAWRSEHPLHELAWEKALALGEQLDSLRTRGDPDLARRALLLPSQEKLSRRRAIKGLALLLAASAGAWMSRDSEMVSRLSADYTTGVGEQRRVALASDLSLELNTHSAINARATGHRWHLRLLSGEVLIDAALNPALFIDTAQVRTQASSARFTIRQLDNGSTQLAVYRGSLQVTPTQAGTWTALQAGQLARFGPLGVLDQGVMQASSPAWAEGMIVANGQPLQAFLDELGRYRHGYLGCDAALANLRVWGTYPLADSDRVIDAVAQTLQLEVQRFTRLWINLRPSPANV, encoded by the coding sequence ATGACGATTTCCGGTAACGCCGTTAGCCGAGAACCATCGCTATCGCCAAAAATGTGTGAGGAGGCGATGGAGTGGTGGCTCGATATGCAGGAGGCCAATTTCGATTCATCCGCACAGGCCGCTTTTGTGGCATGGCGCAGTGAACACCCTTTGCATGAACTGGCCTGGGAAAAAGCCTTGGCGCTGGGGGAGCAGCTCGACTCTTTGCGCACCCGAGGCGATCCAGACCTTGCCCGGCGGGCGCTGTTGCTTCCCTCCCAGGAAAAGCTGAGCAGGCGTCGGGCGATAAAAGGGTTGGCATTGTTGCTGGCTGCAAGCGCCGGTGCATGGATGAGTCGAGACAGCGAAATGGTGTCGCGCCTCAGTGCCGATTACACCACGGGTGTGGGCGAGCAGCGACGTGTTGCGCTGGCCTCGGATCTGTCGCTAGAACTCAATACCCATAGCGCGATAAACGCTCGTGCGACGGGCCATCGTTGGCACCTTCGATTGCTCAGCGGCGAGGTCTTGATTGATGCTGCCTTGAACCCGGCGCTATTCATCGATACCGCTCAGGTTCGCACGCAAGCGTCCTCGGCACGTTTCACGATACGGCAGCTCGACAATGGCTCTACCCAGTTGGCGGTCTATCGTGGCTCGCTTCAAGTGACCCCGACTCAGGCCGGCACCTGGACTGCCCTGCAAGCCGGGCAGCTGGCGCGTTTCGGGCCGCTTGGGGTGCTCGATCAGGGTGTAATGCAAGCATCCAGCCCCGCCTGGGCCGAAGGAATGATCGTCGCCAACGGCCAACCGCTTCAGGCTTTCCTCGACGAACTTGGCCGCTATCGTCATGGGTATCTTGGGTGCGACGCCGCCTTGGCCAATCTGCGCGTGTGGGGCACCTACCCGCTGGCTGACAGCGATCGAGTCATCGATGCCGTCGCCCAGACGCTGCAATTGGAGGTACAGCGTTTCACTCGCCTGTGGATCAACTTGCGTCCCTCGCCAGCGAACGTCTGA